The Primulina eburnea isolate SZY01 chromosome 8, ASM2296580v1, whole genome shotgun sequence genome contains a region encoding:
- the LOC140839079 gene encoding uncharacterized protein produces the protein MGHRIANCPEPLKKMTWSDTNATPNKPKENKTNARMFAITQEEADDANDVVAGTIIINKISAYVLFDCGATHSFISKIFTKKLGIIPEILVEPFRIATPTSKTIETHKIHRNCIVYINEHTFNAELIQVNMVEFDVILGIDWLSKSHAIVDCRRKIIKLRTPRQKEITYHGKAKKRKSLLSASQTW, from the coding sequence ATGGGACACCGAATTGCTAATTGTCctgaaccattaaagaaaatgacatGGTCAGACACTAATGCTACCCCCAACAAACCAAAGGAGAATAAGACCAATGCTCGTATGTTTGCCATAACTCAAGAAGAGGCAGATGATGCAaacgatgtcgtggcaggtaccattataatcaataaaatttcaGCTTATGTGTTGTTTGACTGTGGTGCGACTCATTCATTTATTTCTAAGATATTCACTAAAAAGTTAGGAATTATACCAGAGATACTTGTTGAACCTTTTAGAATTGCTACTCCCACCAGTAAAACAATTGAAACACATAAGATACATCGGAACTGCATAGTGTATATAAATGAACACACATTCAACGCTGAATTGATTCAAGTCAACATGGTGGAGTTCGACGTTATTCTGGGAATAGATTGGTTATCCAAGAGTCATGCAATAGTAGATTGTCGGCGTAAGATTATCAAACTCCGAACTCCAAGACAAAAAGAAATCACATACCATGGCAAGGCTAAGAAACGTAAATCCCTCCTTTCTGCATCTCAAACCTGGTAA